In a single window of the Streptomyces sp. HUAS ZL42 genome:
- a CDS encoding Leu/Phe/Val dehydrogenase: MTDVTDGVLHTLFHSDQGGHEQVVLCQDRSSGLKAVIAIHSTALGPALGGTRFYPYANEAEAVADALNLARGMSYKNAMAGLDHGGGKAVIIGDPDKIKTEELLLAYGRFVASLGGRYVTACDVGTYVADMDVVARECRWTTGRSPENGGAGDSSVLTAYGVYQGMRASAQHLWGDPSLRGRTVGIAGVGKVGHHLVEHLRAEGAEVVITDVREEAVQRILDRHPTGVSAVADTDALIRVEGLDIYAPCALGGALDDDTVPVLTAKVVCGAANNQLAHPGVEKDLADRGILYAPDYVVNAGGVIQVADELHGFDFERCKAKAAKIFDTTLAIFARAKADGIPPAAAADRIAEQRMHEAARARGW; encoded by the coding sequence GTGACCGACGTAACCGACGGCGTCCTGCACACCCTGTTCCACTCGGACCAGGGGGGTCATGAGCAAGTCGTGCTCTGCCAGGACCGCTCCAGCGGCCTCAAGGCCGTGATCGCCATCCACTCCACCGCGCTGGGCCCCGCACTCGGCGGGACGCGCTTCTATCCGTACGCGAACGAGGCGGAGGCCGTCGCCGACGCGCTGAACCTCGCGCGCGGGATGTCGTACAAGAACGCCATGGCCGGACTGGACCACGGCGGCGGCAAGGCCGTGATCATCGGTGACCCCGACAAGATCAAGACCGAGGAGCTGCTGCTCGCCTACGGCCGGTTCGTCGCCTCGCTCGGCGGGCGTTACGTGACCGCCTGCGACGTCGGTACGTACGTCGCCGACATGGACGTCGTGGCCCGCGAGTGCCGCTGGACCACCGGGCGCTCCCCCGAGAACGGCGGCGCCGGCGACTCCTCCGTCCTCACCGCCTACGGCGTCTACCAGGGCATGCGGGCCTCCGCCCAGCACCTGTGGGGCGACCCCTCACTGCGCGGCCGCACGGTCGGCATCGCGGGCGTCGGAAAGGTCGGCCACCACCTGGTGGAGCACCTGCGGGCCGAGGGGGCCGAGGTGGTGATCACCGACGTGCGCGAGGAGGCCGTCCAGCGGATCCTCGACCGGCACCCGACGGGTGTGTCCGCCGTCGCCGACACCGATGCGCTGATCCGGGTGGAGGGCCTCGACATCTACGCCCCCTGCGCGCTGGGCGGGGCCCTGGACGACGACACCGTGCCAGTGCTGACCGCCAAGGTGGTCTGCGGCGCGGCCAACAACCAGCTCGCCCACCCGGGCGTGGAGAAGGACCTCGCCGATCGCGGGATCCTCTACGCCCCGGACTACGTGGTGAACGCGGGCGGGGTCATCCAGGTGGCCGACGAGCTGCACGGGTTCGACTTCGAGCGGTGCAAGGCGAAGGCCGCGAAGATCTTCGACACCACGCTGGCCATATTCGCACGTGCGAAGGCAGACGGTATTCCGCCCGCCGCGGCGGCCGACCGGATCGCCGAGCAGCGCATGCACGAGGCGGCCCGGGCGCGCGGTTGGTGA
- a CDS encoding DUF6274 family protein, producing MAASARHETRALLRAHLSAASSYGHLTRRCPICHHLLRLAMDSAGPRASEVCDEALDDESPSPA from the coding sequence ATGGCGGCATCGGCTAGGCACGAGACGCGGGCCCTGCTCCGCGCGCATCTGTCGGCCGCGTCGTCCTACGGGCATCTGACCCGCCGCTGCCCGATCTGCCATCACCTGCTGCGGCTGGCGATGGACTCGGCGGGACCGCGGGCGTCCGAGGTCTGCGACGAGGCCCTCGATGACGAAAGCCCCTCTCCCGCATGA
- the bldC gene encoding developmental transcriptional regulator BldC — translation MTARTPDAEPLLTPAEVATMFRVDPKTVTRWAKAGKLTSIRTLGGHRRYREAEVRALLAGIPQQRSEA, via the coding sequence ATGACCGCTCGCACCCCTGATGCCGAGCCGCTGCTGACCCCGGCTGAGGTCGCCACGATGTTCCGCGTTGACCCCAAGACGGTCACGCGGTGGGCGAAGGCCGGCAAGCTCACTTCCATCCGCACGCTCGGCGGGCACCGCCGCTACCGCGAGGCCGAGGTCCGCGCACTGCTCGCGGGCATTCCGCAGCAGCGCAGCGAGGCCTGA
- the purL gene encoding phosphoribosylformylglycinamidine synthase subunit PurL produces the protein MSRTPLDTVEHAAATPDVELPWAELGLKKDEYERIVEILGRRPTGAELAMYSVMWSEHCSYKSSKVHLRQFGEKAPQSDALLVGIGENAGVVDVGQGYAVTFKVESHNHPSYVEPYQGAATGVGGIVRDIIAMGARPVAVVDPLRFGAADHPDTKRVLPGVVAGIGGYGNCLGLPNIGGEVVFDACYQGNPLVNAGAIGVMRHEDIHLAKASGAGNKVILYGARTGGDGIGGASILASETFDDAKPSKRPAVQVGDPFQEKLLIECTLEAFKEKLVVGIQDLGAAGLSCATSELASNGSGGMRVTLDDVPLRDSTLSPEEILMSESQERMCAVVEPEKVDRFLEICAKWDVIATVIGEVTDGDRLEIYWHGGKIVDVDPRTVAHEGPVYERPYARPSWQDELQADDAKKLPRPQSSEELKGQVLKLVASPNQASKKWITSQYDHFVQGNTVLAQPEDSGMIRVDEATGLGVAIATDGNGRYAKLDPYAGAQLALAEAYRNVATTGAKPLAVSDCLNFGSPEDPAVMWQFAEAVRGLADACQQLGTPVTGGNVSLYNQTGEAAIHPTPVVAVLGVIDDVARRTPVAFQEEGQLLYLLGDTREEFGGSAWSQVVHDHLGGLPPEVDLERERLLAEILISASRDGMIDSAHDLSDGGLVQAVVESALLGGKGARLVVPDGLDAFTFLFSESAGRAIVAVPRSEEVRFNDMCGARGLPATRIGVVDGDAVDIQGEFALSLAELRKAHEETIPALLV, from the coding sequence ATGAGCCGGACGCCTCTGGACACGGTCGAGCACGCGGCCGCGACCCCCGACGTCGAGCTGCCCTGGGCCGAACTCGGCCTGAAGAAGGACGAGTACGAGCGGATCGTCGAGATCCTGGGGCGCCGACCGACCGGCGCCGAGCTCGCCATGTACTCGGTCATGTGGTCCGAGCACTGCTCGTACAAGAGCAGCAAGGTCCACCTGCGCCAGTTCGGCGAGAAGGCCCCTCAGTCCGACGCCCTGCTCGTGGGCATCGGCGAGAACGCCGGTGTCGTCGACGTCGGCCAGGGCTACGCGGTCACCTTCAAGGTCGAGTCGCACAACCACCCTTCGTACGTGGAGCCCTACCAGGGCGCCGCGACCGGCGTCGGCGGCATCGTGCGCGACATCATCGCGATGGGCGCGCGCCCGGTGGCCGTGGTCGACCCGCTGCGCTTCGGTGCGGCCGACCACCCCGACACCAAGCGCGTCCTGCCGGGTGTCGTCGCCGGCATCGGCGGCTACGGCAACTGCCTGGGCCTGCCCAACATCGGCGGCGAGGTCGTCTTCGACGCCTGCTACCAGGGCAACCCGCTGGTCAACGCCGGTGCCATCGGCGTCATGCGGCACGAGGACATCCACCTCGCGAAGGCGTCCGGCGCGGGCAACAAGGTCATCCTGTACGGGGCCCGGACCGGCGGCGACGGCATCGGTGGCGCTTCGATCCTCGCCTCCGAGACATTCGACGACGCCAAGCCCTCCAAGCGCCCCGCCGTGCAGGTCGGCGACCCGTTCCAGGAGAAGCTCCTCATCGAGTGCACCCTGGAGGCGTTCAAGGAGAAGCTGGTCGTCGGCATCCAGGACCTCGGCGCGGCCGGCCTGTCCTGCGCCACCTCCGAACTCGCCTCCAACGGCTCCGGCGGCATGCGCGTGACGCTGGACGACGTCCCCCTGCGCGACTCGACGCTCTCGCCCGAGGAGATCCTCATGAGCGAGTCGCAGGAACGCATGTGCGCGGTCGTCGAGCCGGAGAAGGTCGACCGCTTCCTGGAGATCTGCGCGAAGTGGGACGTCATCGCCACCGTCATCGGTGAGGTGACCGACGGCGACCGCCTCGAGATCTACTGGCACGGCGGCAAGATCGTCGACGTCGACCCGCGGACCGTGGCGCACGAGGGCCCGGTGTACGAGCGTCCGTACGCCCGCCCGTCCTGGCAGGACGAGCTGCAGGCCGACGACGCGAAGAAGCTGCCGCGGCCGCAGAGCTCCGAGGAGCTGAAGGGCCAGGTCCTGAAGCTGGTGGCCTCTCCCAACCAGGCCTCCAAGAAGTGGATCACGTCGCAGTACGACCACTTCGTGCAGGGCAACACGGTCCTCGCCCAGCCCGAGGACTCCGGCATGATCCGCGTCGACGAGGCCACGGGCCTCGGCGTGGCGATCGCGACCGACGGCAACGGCAGGTACGCCAAGCTCGACCCGTACGCGGGCGCGCAGCTGGCCCTCGCCGAGGCGTACCGCAACGTCGCCACGACCGGCGCCAAGCCGCTCGCCGTCTCCGACTGCCTGAACTTCGGCTCGCCCGAGGACCCGGCGGTGATGTGGCAGTTCGCGGAGGCCGTCCGTGGTCTCGCCGACGCCTGTCAGCAGCTCGGCACGCCGGTGACCGGCGGCAACGTCTCCCTGTACAACCAGACCGGCGAGGCGGCCATCCACCCCACGCCGGTGGTGGCGGTCCTCGGCGTGATCGACGACGTCGCGCGCCGCACGCCCGTCGCCTTCCAGGAGGAGGGCCAGCTGCTGTACCTCCTCGGCGACACGCGTGAGGAGTTCGGCGGTTCGGCCTGGTCGCAGGTCGTCCACGACCACCTCGGCGGCCTGCCGCCGGAGGTCGACCTGGAGCGCGAGCGGCTGCTCGCCGAGATCCTGATCTCGGCCTCCCGCGACGGCATGATCGACTCGGCGCACGACCTGTCCGACGGCGGCCTCGTCCAGGCGGTCGTCGAATCCGCCCTGCTGGGCGGCAAGGGCGCGCGTCTGGTCGTACCGGACGGGCTCGACGCCTTCACCTTCCTCTTCTCGGAGTCGGCGGGACGCGCGATCGTCGCCGTGCCGCGCTCCGAGGAGGTCCGCTTCAACGACATGTGCGGGGCACGGGGTCTGCCGGCCACCCGCATCGGTGTGGTGGACGGTGACGCGGTGGACATCCAGGGCGAGTTCGCGCTCTCCCTGGCGGAGCTGCGCAAGGCCCACGAGGAGACCATCCCGGCACTCCTCGTCTGA
- the purM gene encoding phosphoribosylformylglycinamidine cyclo-ligase translates to MSETTGASYAAAGVDIEAGDRAVELMKEWVKKTQRPEVLGGLGGFAGLFDASALKRYERPLLASATDGVGTKVDIARQLGVYDTIGHDLVAMVMDDIVVCGAEPLFMTDYICVGKVHPERVAAIVKGIAEGCVLAGCALVGGETAEHPGLLGEDDFDVAGAGTGVVEADRLLGPDRIRKGDTVIAMAASGLHSNGYSLVRHVLLNRAGLALDAHIEEFGRTLGEELLEPTKIYSLDCLALTRTTDVHAFSHVTGGGLAANLARVIPDELHATVDRSTWTPAPVFDLVGKTGQVERLELEKTLNMGVGMIAIVPEESADVALATLADRGVEAWVAGEITDRGDHATGAALISDYAG, encoded by the coding sequence ATGTCTGAGACAACTGGTGCCAGCTACGCAGCCGCGGGCGTCGACATCGAAGCGGGCGACCGCGCCGTCGAGCTGATGAAGGAGTGGGTGAAGAAGACCCAGCGCCCCGAGGTCCTCGGCGGCCTCGGCGGCTTCGCCGGCCTCTTCGACGCCTCCGCCCTCAAGCGCTACGAGCGCCCCCTGCTCGCCTCCGCCACCGACGGCGTCGGCACGAAGGTCGACATCGCACGTCAGCTGGGCGTCTACGACACCATCGGCCACGACCTGGTCGCCATGGTGATGGACGACATCGTGGTGTGCGGTGCCGAGCCGCTGTTCATGACCGACTACATCTGCGTCGGCAAGGTCCACCCCGAGCGTGTGGCCGCCATCGTCAAGGGCATCGCGGAGGGCTGCGTGCTGGCCGGCTGCGCCCTGGTGGGCGGCGAGACGGCCGAACACCCGGGGCTGCTGGGCGAGGACGACTTCGACGTGGCCGGCGCCGGTACGGGCGTCGTGGAGGCCGACCGGCTGCTCGGCCCGGATCGCATCCGCAAGGGTGACACCGTGATCGCCATGGCCGCGTCCGGGCTTCACTCGAACGGGTACTCCCTGGTCCGCCACGTTCTGCTCAACCGGGCGGGCCTGGCGCTGGACGCCCACATCGAGGAGTTCGGCCGCACCCTCGGCGAGGAGCTGCTGGAGCCGACCAAGATCTACTCGCTGGACTGCCTGGCGCTGACCCGAACCACGGATGTGCACGCCTTCAGCCACGTGACCGGCGGCGGACTCGCCGCCAACCTGGCCCGGGTCATCCCCGACGAACTGCACGCGACAGTCGACCGCTCCACCTGGACGCCCGCGCCGGTCTTCGACCTCGTCGGGAAGACGGGACAGGTCGAACGCCTGGAGCTGGAGAAGACCCTCAACATGGGCGTCGGCATGATCGCGATCGTGCCGGAGGAGTCGGCGGACGTGGCACTCGCGACGCTGGCGGACCGCGGGGTCGAGGCCTGGGTGGCCGGCGAGATCACGGACCGGGGCGACCACGCGACGGGCGCGGCACTGATCAGCGACTACGCCGGCTGA
- a CDS encoding DUF3073 domain-containing protein, with translation MGRGRAKAKQTKVARQLKYNSGGTDLSRLASELGASTSSQPPNGEPFEDDEDDDPYAQYADLYNDDDEDEDDESGPTSQRRGA, from the coding sequence ATGGGGCGCGGCCGGGCCAAGGCCAAGCAGACGAAGGTCGCCCGCCAGCTGAAGTACAACAGCGGCGGGACTGACCTGTCGCGTCTGGCCAGCGAGCTGGGCGCTTCGACTTCGAGCCAGCCTCCGAACGGCGAGCCGTTCGAGGACGACGAAGACGATGACCCGTACGCCCAGTACGCGGATCTCTACAACGATGACGATGAGGACGAGGACGACGAGTCCGGTCCCACGTCACAACGCCGCGGCGCTTGA
- a CDS encoding META domain-containing protein → MYRHRQGRILTAVAALVPLAVACGSEQAGGSGSVAPERPVTGVQWNIDSVTVDGRAQRVEGDAYLTFDDKTGKVGGRLGCNHVNARATVSDGHITLGSPSTTRMMCDTSLMTTERSLLTLFNSTLSYRVDQDTLALTSENGDSLHAVADE, encoded by the coding sequence ATGTACAGGCACAGGCAAGGCAGGATCCTGACGGCCGTCGCGGCCCTCGTCCCGCTCGCGGTGGCCTGCGGCAGCGAACAGGCCGGCGGCAGCGGGTCCGTCGCACCCGAGCGACCCGTCACCGGCGTGCAGTGGAACATCGACAGCGTCACCGTGGACGGCAGGGCGCAGCGCGTCGAAGGCGACGCGTATCTCACCTTCGACGACAAGACCGGCAAGGTCGGCGGCAGGCTCGGCTGCAATCACGTCAACGCCAGGGCCACCGTGAGCGACGGACATATCACCCTGGGCAGCCCATCCACCACCCGAATGATGTGCGACACCTCACTCATGACCACCGAACGGAGCCTGCTGACCCTGTTCAACAGCACGCTCAGTTATCGAGTGGATCAGGACACTCTCGCTCTGACCAGCGAAAACGGCGACAGCCTGCACGCCGTCGCCGACGAGTGA
- a CDS encoding sterol carrier family protein, protein MPPAKKRTRTYDPAKIRAAVLAQFGNVRDAVRTLTPEQLALPTRLGDWTVRDLAAHVTMAVETVSRNIDRDEPPKAELTLLDWPFATAARAGDIAGGTRELAAANPDLDALYARTEQRLTERLATAPGTRLLAARTGAMRLDDYLVTRTVELVVHTDDLNAAVPGLDVPYDRQALAACTRLLADALAARAPGGSTEVRIPPYAVVQCVEGPRHTRGTPPNVVETDPLTWIRLATGRVAWQDAVEAAEVSASGERADLGGLLPLMS, encoded by the coding sequence ATGCCCCCGGCGAAGAAACGCACCCGTACGTACGACCCCGCCAAGATCCGCGCCGCGGTTCTCGCCCAGTTCGGGAACGTCCGGGACGCCGTACGCACGCTCACCCCCGAGCAACTCGCCCTGCCCACGCGCCTGGGCGACTGGACCGTCCGTGACCTCGCCGCGCACGTGACCATGGCCGTGGAGACGGTCAGCCGCAACATCGACCGGGACGAGCCGCCGAAGGCGGAACTCACCCTCCTCGACTGGCCCTTCGCCACCGCCGCACGGGCCGGCGACATCGCCGGCGGCACGCGTGAGCTGGCCGCGGCCAACCCCGACCTCGACGCGCTCTACGCCCGCACCGAGCAGCGCCTCACCGAGCGTCTCGCCACCGCCCCCGGCACCCGCCTGCTCGCCGCCCGCACCGGAGCCATGCGCCTCGACGACTACCTCGTCACCCGCACCGTCGAACTCGTCGTCCACACCGACGACCTCAACGCCGCCGTCCCGGGCCTGGACGTCCCGTACGACCGCCAGGCCCTCGCCGCCTGCACCCGCCTCCTCGCCGACGCGCTCGCCGCCAGGGCGCCCGGCGGCTCCACCGAGGTGCGGATCCCGCCGTACGCCGTCGTGCAGTGCGTCGAGGGCCCCCGGCACACCCGGGGCACCCCGCCCAACGTCGTCGAGACCGACCCGCTGACCTGGATCCGGCTCGCCACCGGGCGGGTGGCGTGGCAGGACGCGGTCGAGGCGGCCGAGGTCAGCGCGAGCGGGGAGCGGGCGGACCTGGGCGGGTTGCTGCCGCTGATGTCGTAA
- the purF gene encoding amidophosphoribosyltransferase, translating to MPRGDGRLNHDLLPGEKGPQDACGVFGVWAPGEEVAKLTYFGLYALQHRGQESAGIAVSNGSQILVFKDMGLVSQVFDETSLGSLQGHIAVGHARYSTTGASVWENAQPTFRATAHGSIALGHNGNLVNTAQLADMVADLPKDTNGRSTRVAATNDTDLLTALLAAQVDADGKPLTIEEAAHAVLPQVKGAFSLVFMDEHTLYAARDPQGIRPLVLGRLERGWVVASETAALDITGASFVREIEPGEFVAIDENGLRTSRFADAKPKGCVFEYVYLARPDTDIAGRNVYLSRVEMGRRLAKEAPVEADLVIATPESGTPAAIGYAEASGIPFGAGLVKNAYVGRTFIQPSQTIRQLGIRLKLNPLKEVIKGKRLVVVDDSIVRGNTQRALVRMLREAGAAEVHIRISSPPVKWPCFFGIDFATRAELIANGMTIDEIGTSLGADSLAYISLDGMIEATTIAKPNLCRACFDGEYPMELPDPELLGKQLLETELAAGTAAPAAVDAIRRP from the coding sequence GTGCCACGTGGTGACGGACGACTCAACCACGACCTGCTCCCCGGTGAGAAGGGCCCCCAGGACGCTTGCGGCGTCTTCGGTGTCTGGGCTCCGGGCGAAGAGGTCGCCAAGCTCACGTACTTCGGGCTCTACGCCCTCCAGCATCGGGGTCAGGAATCCGCGGGTATCGCGGTCAGCAACGGCTCCCAGATCCTCGTCTTCAAGGACATGGGCCTGGTGTCCCAGGTCTTCGACGAGACCTCGCTCGGTTCGCTCCAGGGTCACATCGCGGTCGGTCACGCCCGCTACTCGACCACCGGCGCCTCCGTGTGGGAGAACGCCCAGCCGACGTTCCGCGCCACAGCGCACGGCTCCATCGCGCTCGGCCACAACGGCAACCTGGTCAACACGGCGCAGCTCGCCGACATGGTCGCCGACCTCCCGAAGGACACCAACGGGCGCTCGACCCGGGTGGCCGCCACCAACGACACCGACCTGCTCACCGCACTGCTTGCGGCCCAGGTCGACGCCGACGGCAAGCCGCTGACCATCGAGGAGGCCGCTCACGCGGTCCTTCCCCAGGTCAAGGGCGCCTTCTCGCTCGTCTTCATGGACGAGCACACCCTGTACGCCGCCCGCGACCCGCAGGGCATCCGCCCACTGGTCCTCGGCCGCCTCGAGCGTGGCTGGGTCGTCGCCTCCGAGACTGCCGCCCTCGACATCACGGGCGCCAGCTTCGTCCGCGAGATCGAGCCGGGCGAGTTCGTGGCGATCGACGAGAACGGCCTGCGTACCTCCCGGTTCGCGGACGCGAAGCCCAAGGGCTGTGTCTTCGAGTACGTGTACCTGGCCCGCCCGGACACCGACATCGCCGGGCGCAACGTCTACCTCTCCCGCGTGGAGATGGGCCGCCGCCTCGCCAAGGAGGCCCCGGTCGAGGCCGACCTGGTCATAGCGACTCCGGAGTCCGGCACCCCCGCCGCCATCGGCTACGCGGAGGCCTCGGGCATCCCCTTCGGCGCGGGTCTCGTCAAGAACGCCTACGTCGGCCGCACGTTCATCCAGCCCTCGCAGACCATCCGGCAGCTCGGCATCCGCCTCAAGCTGAACCCGCTGAAGGAAGTCATCAAGGGCAAGCGCCTGGTCGTGGTCGACGACTCGATCGTGCGCGGCAACACCCAGCGCGCGCTGGTCCGCATGCTGCGCGAGGCGGGCGCGGCCGAGGTCCACATCCGGATCTCCTCGCCGCCCGTGAAGTGGCCCTGCTTCTTCGGCATCGACTTCGCCACCCGCGCCGAGCTCATCGCCAACGGCATGACGATCGACGAGATCGGCACCTCGCTGGGCGCCGACTCCCTGGCGTACATCTCCCTCGACGGCATGATCGAGGCGACCACCATCGCCAAGCCGAACCTGTGCCGCGCCTGCTTCGACGGCGAGTACCCGATGGAGCTCCCGGACCCCGAGCTGCTCGGTAAGCAGCTCCTGGAGACCGAGCTGGCGGCCGGCACGGCCGCTCCGGCCGCGGTCGACGCGATCCGTCGCCCGTAA